The following are from one region of the Bradyrhizobium septentrionale genome:
- the tnpC gene encoding IS66 family transposase, with the protein MISKPDDLPSDLVSALAALQAEREARQKAEAKAANWQAQAANAQAKLSDTEALIAHLELRIEKLKRELHGQRSERSARLLEQLELELEELVTTASEDELAAQAAAAKTQNVRPFMRKRPVRKPWPDDIERERVVIETPTTCACCGGSRLAKIGEDVTKTLEEIPRRFKLIETVREKFTCRDCEKISQPPAPFHATPRGFIGPQLLATILFDKFGMHIPLNRQSARFKAEGIDLPLSTLADQVGHGTFAVMPLFHLIERHVLAAERLHGDDTTIRILAKGKCTTGRIWTYVRDDRPFAGPAPPAAVYYASSDRRGEHPQRHLAAFAGILQADCYSGFEPLFDPQKKALPITPAFCVAHARRGFFELADIEKNAREGKKGKPVSPIALEAVRRLDTLFEIERAINGRGAGERRAARQEQSKSLLEDMHAWLLRERETLSRSSEVLKPINYMLRRWDGFARFLDDGRICLTNNCAERALRGIALGRRNWTFAGSQRGADRAAIMLTMITTCRLNDVDPKAWLADVLARIADHPASRLHELLPWEWKLLRQADKPANQQAA; encoded by the coding sequence ATGATATCGAAGCCGGATGATCTTCCATCGGACCTTGTCAGTGCCCTGGCGGCGCTGCAGGCCGAGCGTGAGGCGCGACAGAAAGCCGAGGCGAAGGCCGCCAACTGGCAGGCGCAAGCCGCGAATGCGCAGGCGAAACTGTCGGATACCGAGGCGCTGATCGCTCATCTCGAGTTGCGCATCGAGAAGCTGAAACGCGAACTGCACGGGCAGCGATCCGAGCGCTCGGCACGGCTGCTCGAGCAGTTGGAGTTGGAGCTCGAAGAACTCGTCACCACGGCGAGCGAGGATGAGCTTGCCGCACAGGCCGCAGCGGCGAAGACGCAGAACGTCCGCCCCTTCATGCGCAAGCGGCCGGTGCGCAAGCCATGGCCTGACGATATCGAACGCGAGCGCGTCGTCATTGAGACTCCAACGACCTGCGCCTGCTGCGGTGGATCGCGGCTGGCGAAGATCGGTGAGGATGTGACCAAGACGCTGGAGGAGATCCCGCGCCGCTTCAAGCTGATCGAGACGGTACGCGAGAAGTTCACCTGCCGCGATTGCGAGAAGATCAGCCAGCCGCCCGCGCCGTTCCATGCCACGCCGCGCGGCTTCATCGGCCCACAATTGCTGGCGACGATCCTGTTCGACAAGTTCGGCATGCATATCCCGCTCAACCGCCAGAGTGCGCGCTTTAAGGCCGAGGGGATCGACCTGCCGTTGTCGACGCTGGCCGACCAGGTCGGCCACGGGACCTTCGCCGTCATGCCGCTCTTCCACTTGATCGAACGCCACGTGCTCGCTGCCGAGCGCCTTCATGGCGACGACACCACCATCCGTATTCTGGCGAAGGGCAAGTGCACGACCGGGCGGATCTGGACTTATGTGCGGGATGACCGGCCGTTCGCCGGGCCTGCGCCGCCGGCAGCGGTCTATTACGCCTCGAGCGACCGACGAGGCGAGCATCCACAGAGACATCTGGCCGCCTTCGCCGGCATCTTGCAGGCGGATTGCTACAGCGGCTTCGAGCCGCTGTTCGACCCGCAGAAGAAGGCGCTGCCGATTACGCCGGCGTTTTGCGTGGCCCATGCGCGGCGGGGCTTCTTCGAGCTGGCTGATATCGAGAAAAATGCTCGGGAAGGCAAGAAAGGCAAACCGGTCTCCCCGATCGCGCTGGAGGCTGTCAGACGCCTCGATACGTTGTTCGAGATCGAGCGCGCCATCAACGGCCGCGGTGCCGGCGAGCGGCGTGCCGCTCGCCAGGAACAGAGTAAGTCACTTCTCGAGGACATGCATGCCTGGCTGCTCCGCGAGCGCGAAACCCTCTCGCGTTCCTCCGAGGTCCTGAAGCCGATTAACTACATGCTCAGGCGCTGGGACGGCTTCGCCCGCTTCCTCGACGACGGCAGGATCTGCTTGACCAACAATTGCGCTGAGCGCGCATTGAGAGGCATCGCCTTGGGAAGGCGCAACTGGACCTTCGCCGGCAGCCAACGCGGCGCCGACCGTGCCGCCATCATGCTGACGATGATCACGACCTGTCGCCTCAACGACGTCGATCCCAAGGCCTGGCTCGCCGACGTCCTGGCCCGTATCGCCGATCATCCCGCATCGCGTCTGCACGAGCTCTTGCCCTGGGAATGGAAGCTCCTGCGCCAGGCCGACAAGCCAGCCAATCAGCAGGCCGCCTGA
- the tnpB gene encoding IS66 family insertion sequence element accessory protein TnpB (TnpB, as the term is used for proteins encoded by IS66 family insertion elements, is considered an accessory protein, since TnpC, encoded by a neighboring gene, is a DDE family transposase.) produces MIPIPTGVRVWLATGHTDMRCGFPSLALRVQEVLKRDAMGGGLFCFRGKRGDLLKVIWHDGQGACLFTKRLERGRFIWPSVAGESVTISPAQLSYLLSGIDWRNPQETQRPTRVG; encoded by the coding sequence ATGATCCCGATCCCGACGGGCGTGCGGGTGTGGCTGGCGACGGGCCATACCGACATGCGGTGCGGCTTTCCGAGCCTGGCTCTGCGCGTGCAGGAAGTGCTCAAGCGCGACGCCATGGGCGGCGGTCTTTTCTGCTTCCGGGGCAAACGCGGTGATCTATTGAAGGTCATTTGGCACGATGGCCAGGGCGCCTGCTTGTTCACCAAAAGACTCGAGAGAGGCAGGTTCATCTGGCCATCGGTTGCTGGTGAATCGGTAACGATCTCTCCGGCGCAGTTGAGCTATCTGTTGTCCGGGATCGATTGGCGCAACCCTCAAGAAACCCAGCGTCCGACGCGGGTCGGATAG
- the tnpA gene encoding IS66-like element accessory protein TnpA, translated as MDGHKDSAVLSRMDLVETGRRRRWTRAEKLRIVEESFSGPRLVSATARRYGISRQLLLSWRKAWTCHDPAEEDSIGPTFVPAIVAASTPPTTEAVETGQIEIVSPQGLRVVFGPGADIEAVVRIARGLARR; from the coding sequence ATGGACGGACATAAGGACAGTGCGGTGCTGAGCCGCATGGATTTGGTGGAGACCGGTCGGCGGCGACGCTGGACGCGTGCGGAGAAGCTCAGAATCGTAGAGGAGAGCTTCTCGGGGCCACGACTGGTGTCGGCGACGGCTCGCCGGTATGGGATATCACGTCAGCTTCTGCTGAGCTGGCGCAAGGCTTGGACCTGTCATGATCCGGCCGAAGAGGATTCGATCGGCCCGACATTCGTCCCTGCGATAGTTGCGGCAAGTACGCCGCCAACGACGGAAGCTGTCGAGACAGGTCAGATCGAAATCGTGAGCCCTCAGGGGCTGCGCGTGGTCTTCGGCCCCGGTGCGGATATCGAGGCGGTCGTTCGAATTGCTCGGGGCCTGGCGCGCCGATGA